One stretch of Glycine soja cultivar W05 chromosome 7, ASM419377v2, whole genome shotgun sequence DNA includes these proteins:
- the LOC114419847 gene encoding uncharacterized protein LOC114419847, whose product MGYKRCHEANEFEDLSLNKAKRFECNNELVSLADIVTPNKAFAQTVIKGDDEDGFYNIQWHDPLETDAAKEFPYTGDKNVQTSGHFSCYSSEDDTGSGATSLSSASSCCLEFDIPQKAFVPFDDDYLAFGCSPRKSVPIGPNHQATVPVWRGKVNKMSELGIYNHDSPSSGLVSAHTIDEDEERLMGTSVLSMDESSFHLLSSNDIGQGRTECNCMDRGSIRCVRQHVREARENLMETLGEEKFVNLGFCDMGEDVSRQWTEEEEDMFHEVVYSNPASLGRNFWKHLSVTFPSQTNKEIVSYYFNVFMLRRRAAQNRSRFLDIDSDDDECQTRNPRIFGFENSDDSAIESLGDQDVRMENQDNSDDDDDNNSDDGTEDNVHGSDMGNTTEIEGEIDESPSNLQVNSQIEPWSNPDEHVNGTPGILNYNIAVGDDSCMSFECDANMDVSCHSHGLGDASSALQARGFKCDQSPHMKEKLDLSSNEMDHVYLLEPCVAKDWWYPGYSTCPTPSTDLDFLPTSNLIEEFFGHGTRDKET is encoded by the exons ATGGGGTATAAGAGATGCCATGAGGCTAATGAATTTGAGGATCTTTCTTTGAACAAGGCAAAACGTTTTGAATGCAACAATGAACTGGTTTCATTAGCTGATATTGTTACACCCAACAAGGCCTTTGCCCAGACTGTTATTAAag GTGATGATGAAGATGGCTTTTACAATATTCAATGGCATGATCCACTTGAAACAGATGCTGCCAAGGAATTTCCATATACTGGTGACAAGAATGTTCAAACCAGTGGCCACTTCAGCTGCTATTCTAGTGAGGATGATACTGGTTCTGGGGCAACATCATTATCATCTGCTTCCTCTTGTTGTTTGGAATTTGATATTCCGCAGAAAGCATTTGTTCCTTTCGATGATGACTATTTGGCCTTTGGTTGCTCGCCTAGAAAATCAGTTCCCATTGGACCAAATCATCAAGCCACTGTTCCTGTTTGGAGGGGAAAAGTGAATAAGATGTCAGAGTTAGGCATATACAATCATGACAGTCCCTCCTCTGGCTTAGTATCAGCTCATACcattgatgaagatgaagagAGACTCATGGGGACTTCTGTGCTCTCAATGGATGAATCTAGCTTTCATTTGTTAAGTAGTAACGACATTGGACAAGGCAGGACAGAGTGTAATTGCATGGATCGCGGCTCCATCAGATGTGTTAGACAGCATGTTAGGGAAGCACGTGAAAATTTGATGGAGACTCTTGGGGAGGAAAAATTTGTGAACTTGGGCTTTTGTGACATGGGAGAGGATGTTTCACGGCAATGGACTGAGGAGGAAGAAGACATGTTTCATGAGGTTGTCTACAGCAATCCTGCATCATTGGGTAGAAACTTTTGGAAGCATTTGTCAGTCACTTTCCCTTCTCAAACCAATAAGGAAATTGTCAGCtactattttaatgtttttatgctGCGGAGGAGGGCTGCTCAGAACAGGTCCAGATTTTTGGATATTGATAGTGATGATGATGAATGTCAAACAAGAAATCCTAGGatttttggttttgaaaattCAGATGATTCTGCCATTGAGTCTCTTGGTGATCAAGATGTCCGCATGGAAAACCAAGAtaattctgatgatgatgatgacaataacAGTGATGATGGAACTGAAGATAATGTTCATGGAAGTGATATGGGAAACACCACTGAGATAGAGGGTGAGATTGATGAAAGTCCATCAAATTTGCAAGTGAACTCACAGATTGAGCCTTGGAGTAATCCTGATGAGCATGTCAATGGGACTCCAGGGATCCTGAACTACAATATTGCTGTCGGGGATGACTCCTGTATGTCTTTCGAATGTGATGCCAATATGGATGTGTCTTGCCATTCTCATGGTTTAGGAGATGCTAGTTCTGCTTTGCAAGCTAGGGGATTTAAATGTGATCAGAGTCCACATATGAaggaaaaacttgatttgtCCAGCAATGAGATGGATCATGTTTATTTGTTGGAGCCCTGTGTTGCTAAAGATTGGTGGTATCCTGGGTACTCAACATGTCCGACTCCAAGTACAGATTTAGACTTCTTACCTACCTCCAATTTGATTGAAGAGTTTTTTGGTCATGGTACTCGGGATAAAGAGACCTGA